From the genome of Streptomyces sp. NBC_01260, one region includes:
- a CDS encoding class I SAM-dependent methyltransferase yields the protein MDSGQQPTAAEVFDALGVEYEQAFAGSAAHQASLELLLEQLGPHSRVLDVGSGTGRPTAQALTDAGHEVLGVDVSPVMVDIASRQVPRAAFRCADIRELPLEDESFDAVCVYFSLLQMSRADQSEVLRLLGRSLRPGGHLAVATVPLDLEGVSGEFMGRPVRVTSFGPAEFTALVAGAGFTVLSQQSSVFTPAHPAGAPEPHLFLLARRSSR from the coding sequence ATGGACTCAGGTCAACAGCCCACTGCCGCAGAGGTGTTCGACGCGCTGGGCGTCGAGTACGAGCAGGCGTTCGCCGGATCGGCCGCGCACCAGGCCTCGTTGGAGCTGCTGCTGGAGCAGCTCGGACCGCACAGCCGGGTGCTGGATGTCGGCAGCGGCACCGGGCGGCCGACCGCGCAGGCCCTGACCGACGCCGGTCATGAGGTGCTCGGTGTCGATGTCTCTCCGGTCATGGTGGACATCGCGTCCCGGCAGGTGCCCCGGGCCGCCTTCCGCTGTGCCGACATCCGGGAACTGCCTCTGGAGGACGAGAGTTTCGACGCCGTATGCGTGTACTTCTCGCTCCTGCAGATGTCGCGCGCCGACCAGTCGGAGGTGCTGCGTCTGCTCGGACGGTCGCTGCGGCCCGGCGGTCATCTGGCCGTCGCGACGGTGCCGTTGGACCTGGAGGGAGTGAGCGGTGAGTTCATGGGACGGCCGGTGCGGGTGACCAGCTTCGGGCCCGCGGAATTCACCGCGCTGGTGGCCGGGGCCGGATTCACGGTCCTGTCGCAACAGAGCAGCGTGTTCACACCGGCCCATCCGGCGGGAGCGCCCGAACCGCACCTGTTCCTGCTGGCGCGGCGGTCGTCACGGTGA
- a CDS encoding NAD(P)/FAD-dependent oxidoreductase has product MIDLLVAGGGPAGLAAAIRAARLGLETVVVEPRASPIDKACGEGIMPSGVAALRALGVEVTGHRLRGIRYVEGARSAEAAFRGRTGLGVRRTELHSALHGRAVELGVRIVPGKVADVRQSEDRVSAGGLTARWMIAADGLHSPLRRELGLDGPGTAVRRYGQRRHYRIAPWTEFVEVHWSRHGEAYVTPLGDGLVGVAVLSGERRSYEEHLTAFPRLAASLSGRDAGPVRGAGPLRRRALGRRAGRVLLAGDAAGYVDALTGEGVALALATAAAAVDSLAAGRPQDYPPRWTRLTRRHRLLTEGLLAVARHPATARLIVPAAYRAPAVFGAAVHALQ; this is encoded by the coding sequence GTGATCGACCTCCTGGTGGCGGGCGGCGGCCCGGCCGGTCTGGCGGCGGCGATCCGGGCGGCCCGGCTGGGCCTTGAGACGGTCGTCGTCGAACCCCGCGCCTCGCCCATCGACAAGGCCTGCGGCGAGGGCATCATGCCCAGCGGGGTCGCCGCGCTGCGCGCCCTGGGCGTCGAGGTGACCGGGCACCGGCTGCGCGGCATCCGGTACGTGGAAGGCGCACGCAGCGCCGAAGCGGCGTTCCGGGGGCGGACGGGGCTCGGCGTGCGGCGGACCGAGCTGCACTCCGCTCTGCACGGCCGGGCGGTGGAGCTCGGCGTCCGGATCGTCCCGGGCAAGGTCGCGGATGTCCGACAGAGCGAGGACCGGGTCAGTGCGGGCGGGCTGACGGCCCGTTGGATGATCGCGGCGGACGGGCTGCACTCGCCGCTCCGGCGCGAGCTGGGGCTGGACGGTCCGGGCACGGCGGTGCGCCGGTACGGGCAGCGCCGCCACTACCGGATCGCCCCGTGGACGGAGTTCGTGGAGGTCCACTGGTCCCGGCACGGCGAGGCGTACGTGACGCCGCTCGGGGACGGCCTGGTGGGTGTGGCCGTACTCAGCGGGGAGCGCCGCTCCTACGAGGAGCATCTGACGGCGTTCCCCCGGCTGGCCGCCTCGCTCTCCGGCCGGGACGCGGGTCCCGTGCGAGGCGCCGGGCCGCTGCGCCGGCGGGCGCTGGGCCGGAGGGCCGGACGTGTCCTGCTGGCCGGTGACGCCGCGGGCTATGTGGACGCGCTGACCGGTGAGGGGGTGGCACTGGCCCTGGCGACGGCCGCGGCCGCGGTGGACTCACTGGCCGCCGGCCGCCCGCAGGACTACCCGCCCCGGTGGACGCGACTGACCAGGCGTCACCGTCTGCTCACCGAAGGGTTGCTGGCGGTGGCACGGCATCCGGCGACCGCCCGCCTGATCGTTCCCGCGGCATACCGCGCACCGGCCGTCTTCGGCGCGGCCGTGCACGCGCTGCAGTAG
- a CDS encoding UbiA family prenyltransferase: MGTPDPSRVYATTAWPLRRTAALARSCHPGPVVAVSALAGALGVGVGLDGARCALLVAAVLSGQLSVGWCNDAFDARRDASAGRRGKPVADGSVSRPAVWTAAFAAALLCVPLSLACGLLAGTVHLAAVAAAWAYNLRLKATALSWLPYVIGFATLPAVAALTLPGSPGPAWWAVTAGALLGLAAHLGDVLPDIEDDLRNGVYGLPHRLGVTGTALLLPVPLVAASAVLALGPAGPPGWWGAVTLAVAAPTALAGLVLGRYWRKAALAAAVVVAAADVALLLVRGAAPL, translated from the coding sequence ATGGGCACCCCTGACCCGTCACGCGTCTACGCCACGACCGCGTGGCCGCTGCGCCGCACCGCGGCACTGGCCCGGTCCTGCCATCCGGGGCCGGTGGTCGCGGTGAGCGCGCTGGCCGGGGCGCTGGGCGTCGGCGTCGGCCTCGACGGGGCCCGCTGCGCCCTCCTCGTCGCCGCTGTGCTGAGTGGTCAGCTCTCGGTCGGCTGGTGCAACGACGCCTTCGACGCCCGGCGGGACGCCTCGGCCGGCCGTCGCGGCAAACCGGTGGCCGACGGGTCCGTGAGCCGTCCGGCGGTGTGGACGGCGGCGTTCGCCGCCGCGCTGCTGTGCGTTCCGCTCTCCCTTGCCTGCGGCTTGCTCGCCGGTACGGTGCACCTGGCCGCGGTGGCGGCGGCGTGGGCGTACAACCTGAGGCTGAAGGCGACGGCGCTGTCCTGGCTCCCGTACGTGATCGGGTTCGCCACCCTGCCGGCGGTGGCCGCCCTGACCCTGCCCGGAAGTCCGGGTCCTGCCTGGTGGGCCGTCACGGCCGGTGCGCTGCTGGGCCTGGCGGCCCATCTGGGCGATGTGCTCCCCGATATCGAGGACGACCTGCGCAACGGGGTGTACGGACTGCCCCACCGGCTGGGTGTCACCGGCACCGCACTGCTGCTGCCGGTGCCGCTGGTGGCGGCCTCAGCCGTGCTGGCGCTCGGCCCGGCCGGGCCGCCGGGCTGGTGGGGGGCGGTGACCCTGGCGGTGGCGGCGCCGACGGCACTGGCCGGGCTCGTGCTCGGCCGGTACTGGCGCAAGGCCGCGCTCGCCGCCGCCGTGGTCGTGGCGGCGGCCGATGTGGCACTGCTGCTGGTGCGCGGCGCCGCCCCGCTGTGA
- a CDS encoding CehA/McbA family metallohydrolase, translated as MPEPGSQPPPVAGRGRGWYRGDCHVHSAVSNGAELTPERLVADARAAGLAFLAATEHNTVETHAVWARQADDELLVILGQEVTTLTGHWLALGIPPGRAVDGRYGVRDDLIDRQLDEVHRAGGLCVAAHPHAPYPSGTFMYPYRGFDVVEVWNGQWSSDVPWQADNEAALAEWGRGLAADIHRGRWRPAVGNSDAHLEGQIGTPHTVVLADGLRADAILAGIRAGRSWIAGSAAVELSFTVSAGERRAGIGELLETGGEAAVARADVRGVPSGTVSFRTERGEAHRVSLPDSGTGAARWQFSAADSAFLRIEVRHREGHMAALSNPVLLA; from the coding sequence ATGCCGGAGCCCGGATCTCAGCCACCGCCGGTGGCCGGCCGGGGGCGCGGCTGGTACCGGGGCGACTGCCATGTGCATTCGGCGGTCTCGAACGGCGCCGAGCTGACGCCGGAGCGGCTGGTGGCCGACGCACGTGCGGCAGGACTTGCCTTCCTCGCCGCCACCGAGCACAACACCGTCGAGACACATGCTGTCTGGGCCCGGCAGGCCGACGACGAACTGCTGGTGATCCTGGGCCAGGAGGTCACCACCCTGACCGGGCACTGGCTCGCTCTGGGCATCCCCCCGGGGCGAGCGGTCGACGGGCGCTACGGCGTGCGGGACGACCTGATCGACCGGCAGCTGGACGAGGTTCACCGAGCCGGCGGACTCTGCGTCGCGGCCCACCCGCACGCGCCGTATCCCTCGGGCACCTTCATGTACCCGTACCGGGGCTTCGACGTGGTCGAGGTGTGGAACGGGCAGTGGAGTTCGGACGTCCCCTGGCAGGCGGACAACGAGGCGGCCCTGGCCGAATGGGGGCGCGGCCTGGCCGCGGACATCCACCGGGGACGGTGGCGGCCTGCCGTCGGGAACAGTGACGCTCACCTCGAGGGCCAGATCGGCACCCCGCACACCGTCGTACTGGCCGACGGGCTGCGTGCCGACGCGATACTCGCCGGCATCCGCGCCGGCCGGAGCTGGATCGCCGGATCGGCCGCGGTCGAGCTGTCGTTCACGGTCTCGGCAGGCGAGCGGCGCGCCGGGATCGGCGAGCTGCTGGAAACGGGTGGTGAGGCGGCCGTGGCAAGGGCGGACGTACGCGGTGTGCCGTCGGGCACGGTCAGCTTTCGCACCGAACGGGGAGAGGCGCACCGCGTGTCCCTTCCCGACTCGGGAACGGGCGCCGCGAGGTGGCAGTTCAGCGCGGCGGATTCGGCGTTCCTCCGGATCGAGGTACGGCATCGCGAGGGGCACATGGCGGCGCTCAGCAATCCGGTCCTCCTGGCCTGA
- a CDS encoding isoprenylcysteine carboxyl methyltransferase family protein, whose product MIWYTALVLAVAGERLAELVVALRNSRWALARGGVETGRAHYPAMVALHTALLVGCLVEVRLAERPFMPLFGWAMVAAVLAAQGLRWWCIRTLGPRWNTRVIVVPGLPLVTGGPYGLLRHPNYVAVAAEGLALPLVHGAWVTAVLFTVLNAALMTVRVRCEEAALTAAPTADVAA is encoded by the coding sequence ATGATCTGGTACACGGCACTGGTGCTGGCCGTGGCGGGCGAACGGCTCGCCGAACTCGTCGTCGCGCTCCGCAACTCCCGCTGGGCACTGGCCAGGGGCGGCGTCGAGACCGGCCGCGCCCATTACCCGGCGATGGTCGCCCTGCACACGGCTCTGCTGGTGGGCTGTCTCGTCGAGGTCCGGCTGGCGGAGCGGCCGTTCATGCCGCTGTTCGGCTGGGCGATGGTGGCCGCGGTACTGGCCGCGCAGGGCTTGCGCTGGTGGTGCATCCGCACGCTCGGACCCCGGTGGAACACCCGCGTCATCGTCGTTCCGGGGCTGCCGCTGGTGACCGGCGGCCCGTACGGGCTGCTGCGCCACCCCAACTACGTCGCCGTCGCCGCCGAGGGACTCGCCCTGCCGCTCGTCCACGGCGCGTGGGTGACCGCGGTGCTCTTCACCGTTCTCAACGCGGCGCTCATGACCGTACGCGTCCGGTGCGAGGAGGCGGCACTCACTGCCGCGCCGACGGCGGACGTTGCGGCGTGA
- a CDS encoding helix-turn-helix transcriptional regulator has product MSDGERRRVLAEFLHTRRGRVQPGDVGIEAGLRRRTPGLRREELALLSGVSVTWYTWLEQARDISVSRQVLLSLARVLRLSPAEIRHLFALAGQASPPAAAARGVTRALQRLVDALDPNPAYLLAPNWDLLARNRSEAGLVGPSGAGDGCEPNLIRMVFTLPRIRTLLVDWPGQARALLEQYRASADRNTGDESFERLTAALRRDSEEFRSWWDTHDVAEFEPARRAFDHPGLGRLTFDYVKLAAVDTPGVTLVSCLPSDEETAGKLPGLGEYAERGGPDGGSGG; this is encoded by the coding sequence ATGAGTGACGGTGAACGGCGCAGGGTCCTGGCGGAGTTCCTCCACACCCGCAGAGGACGCGTGCAGCCGGGCGACGTCGGCATCGAGGCCGGGCTCCGTCGGCGTACTCCCGGACTGCGCCGCGAGGAACTGGCCCTTCTGTCAGGGGTCAGCGTCACCTGGTACACCTGGCTCGAACAGGCCAGGGACATCAGCGTGAGCCGTCAGGTGCTGCTCAGCCTGGCACGGGTGCTGCGGCTCTCTCCGGCCGAGATCCGGCACCTCTTCGCGCTGGCCGGCCAGGCGTCGCCTCCGGCGGCCGCCGCGCGGGGCGTTACCCGGGCGTTGCAGCGCCTGGTGGACGCACTCGATCCGAATCCGGCGTACCTGCTCGCCCCCAACTGGGACCTGCTGGCCCGCAACCGGTCCGAGGCCGGTCTGGTGGGGCCCTCGGGCGCCGGGGACGGGTGCGAACCCAATCTGATCAGGATGGTGTTCACCCTGCCGAGGATCCGCACGCTCCTGGTGGACTGGCCGGGGCAGGCACGGGCCCTGCTGGAGCAGTACCGGGCCAGTGCGGACCGGAACACCGGAGACGAGTCGTTCGAGCGGCTGACGGCCGCCCTGCGCAGGGACAGCGAGGAGTTCCGGAGCTGGTGGGACACCCATGATGTCGCGGAGTTCGAGCCGGCCCGCAGGGCGTTCGACCACCCCGGACTGGGCCGGCTGACGTTCGACTACGTGAAGCTGGCTGCCGTGGACACGCCCGGCGTCACACTGGTCTCGTGCCTGCCGTCCGATGAGGAGACGGCCGGAAAGCTCCCGGGGCTGGGCGAGTACGCAGAGCGGGGCGGTCCCGACGGCGGCTCCGGCGGCTGA
- a CDS encoding HAD domain-containing protein, protein MTGSGGLPLLFLDVDGPLLPFGPATGPSGSHPTYSTGPVPPGAGAHPLLARIDPGLGPRLAALDCELVWATTWTHEANEVVAPRLGLPALPVVLWPGMSSEDARDARAGLHWKTRTLVEWAGGRAFAWVDDEIGEADRRWVAAHHGERALLHRVDPGRGLTDDDFRLLDAWLRTM, encoded by the coding sequence GTGACCGGTTCAGGCGGGCTTCCGCTGCTCTTTCTCGATGTCGACGGCCCGCTCCTCCCGTTCGGCCCGGCGACCGGCCCGAGCGGCAGCCACCCGACGTACTCGACCGGGCCGGTTCCGCCCGGAGCCGGGGCACACCCGCTGCTCGCCAGGATCGATCCGGGACTCGGGCCCCGGCTGGCCGCGCTCGACTGCGAGCTGGTGTGGGCGACGACATGGACGCACGAGGCGAACGAGGTCGTCGCGCCGCGGCTCGGGCTGCCGGCGCTCCCCGTGGTGCTGTGGCCCGGCATGTCGTCCGAGGACGCGCGGGACGCACGGGCGGGGCTGCACTGGAAGACCCGCACACTCGTCGAGTGGGCCGGCGGGCGGGCGTTCGCCTGGGTGGACGACGAGATCGGTGAGGCGGACCGGAGATGGGTGGCCGCACACCACGGTGAGCGGGCGCTGCTCCACCGCGTCGATCCCGGGCGCGGTCTCACCGACGACGACTTCCGGCTGCTCGACGCCTGGCTGCGCACGATGTGA
- a CDS encoding type III polyketide synthase, with protein MTRIAAVHGTPAPYRHTQREVTDMVARTCLPPGADRRVLDRLHENARVRTRNMVLPLERYAELDGFGDANDVFIGAAVDMGAEALRGALRTAGLRPADVDLLMFTSVTGVAAPSVDARLVGRLGLRSDVKRLPVFGLGCVAGAAGVARLHDYLLGRPDDVAVLLSVELCSLTFQRHDASTANLVATALFGDGAAAVVALGQGRASGAGPEVVATRSRMYPDTEHVMGWDIRSSGFKVRLDPAVPDVVRRYLADDVRDFLAEHGLKPKDVAHWVCHPGGPKVLEAVSDVLSLPDGALDVTWRSLAEVGNLSSSSVLHVLRDTLEQRRPEPGSPGLLMAMGPGFCCELVLLRW; from the coding sequence ATGACCCGGATCGCAGCCGTTCACGGCACCCCGGCTCCGTACCGCCACACCCAGCGCGAGGTCACCGACATGGTGGCCCGTACCTGTCTGCCTCCGGGGGCCGACCGGCGGGTGCTGGACCGGCTGCACGAGAACGCCCGGGTGCGCACCCGGAACATGGTGCTGCCCCTGGAGCGCTACGCGGAGCTGGACGGGTTCGGCGACGCCAACGACGTGTTCATCGGCGCGGCCGTGGACATGGGCGCCGAGGCGCTGCGGGGGGCGCTGCGGACCGCGGGGCTGCGGCCCGCCGATGTGGACCTCCTGATGTTCACGTCCGTCACCGGGGTGGCCGCTCCCTCGGTCGACGCCCGGCTGGTGGGGCGGCTCGGCCTGCGCTCCGATGTGAAGCGGCTGCCGGTGTTCGGGCTCGGCTGCGTGGCCGGGGCCGCCGGAGTGGCCCGGCTGCACGACTATCTGCTCGGGCGTCCCGACGACGTGGCGGTGCTGCTGTCGGTAGAGCTCTGCTCCCTCACCTTCCAGCGCCACGACGCGTCGACCGCCAACCTGGTGGCGACCGCGCTGTTCGGTGACGGGGCGGCTGCCGTGGTGGCGCTCGGCCAGGGCCGGGCGTCCGGGGCGGGACCCGAGGTGGTGGCGACCCGCAGCCGCATGTATCCGGACACCGAGCACGTGATGGGCTGGGACATCCGCAGTTCCGGCTTCAAGGTGCGCCTCGATCCGGCCGTCCCCGACGTCGTGCGCCGGTATCTCGCCGACGACGTGCGCGACTTCCTGGCGGAGCACGGGCTCAAGCCGAAGGACGTGGCGCACTGGGTGTGCCACCCGGGCGGCCCCAAGGTCCTGGAGGCCGTCTCCGACGTCCTCTCACTCCCCGACGGAGCTCTCGACGTCACCTGGCGCTCGCTGGCCGAGGTGGGGAACCTGTCCTCCTCCTCGGTGCTCCACGTCCTGCGGGACACCCTGGAGCAGCGGCGGCCCGAGCCGGGGTCGCCGGGGCTGCTGATGGCCATGGGGCCCGGATTCTGCTGCGAACTCGTACTGCTGCGCTGGTAG